Proteins found in one Herbiconiux sp. A18JL235 genomic segment:
- a CDS encoding DNA polymerase III subunit gamma and tau, which yields MVTALYRRYRPENFAEMIGQSQVTDPLMTALRTNRVNHAYLFSGPRGCGKTTSARILARCLNCAEGPTDSPCGVCPSCVELSRDGSGSLDVVEIDAASHGGVDDARDLRERAIFAPARDRYKIFIIDEAHMVTSGGFNALLKIVEEPPEHVKFIFATTEPDKVIGTIRSRTHHYPFRLIPPAQLLEYVQQLCDSEGVEVAPGVLPLVVRAGGGSARDTLSLLDQLIAGSEGNRVEYERAVALLGYTHGALLSEAIDALGTHDGAAAFDAVDRVIQTGQDPRRFVEDLLERLRDIIVVEATREQASSVLRGVPADEIEVMRRQATLFGHAELSRVADIVNTALSEMTGATSPRLHLELMVARTLVPSVDDTQRGALARVERLERRIGVDGGGAPAGAVVAGATEVGAPVAAAHATVAPAAVVAAPAPSASTSSIPSPSPAPAASSGGWAVAAPGSGAPSSREPEPATATDPGKARERSEPVPASPRASEHSAPSASPVNTPDVVATPPSAAPLATPVEPGTVSVQQLKDAWPEILDRVQKAKMTAWLVVYTAQVRSLDGDVLTLAFPSENDVASFKERSAPGQGVSEYLREAIVEVLGLRVKYIARVDTSLRPHDAPDGGGTAGDAAPVAGASTPSAPAPAAASVAPSADSVPSTPPTPAPVAPPTNDPRAGTPAGGGSDLSPSTAAADPQPAATPNPTGIAGMTIPPRRTPAPVPASEWSTPGVSDLGGSSFEEPAPPSPPAAAPESPAAAASGSTPPVTAQDGQPAEGAHPADPEPAGQQPVQGQRPAQADPAGQQPVQGQRPAQADPAGEPPAQGQRPAQADAAGRQPTQGQRPAQAQATGQGQGQGQRPAQQRPAPQRAPEPQRGPASADGSAPTTSWDVVAIPTSAGSDDDEPPFFDEPMPSDEPDLPADRAGATPDPYARATPSTPIRPSAAGGTSFGSGSGRGGAEANRPGAPAPASGASSAPAPASPASGPNERRPGALRFEPSPEADTAPATPAHVATTASGRARYGEAVVREILGANFIEEQPLPSREPRSPGEG from the coding sequence GTGGTCACCGCCCTGTATCGCCGTTACCGGCCAGAGAACTTCGCCGAGATGATCGGGCAGTCCCAGGTGACCGATCCGCTCATGACGGCTCTGCGCACCAACCGGGTCAATCACGCCTATCTCTTCAGCGGCCCGCGTGGCTGTGGCAAGACGACGTCGGCGCGCATCCTGGCCCGGTGCCTCAACTGTGCCGAGGGGCCGACCGACTCGCCGTGCGGCGTGTGCCCGAGCTGTGTCGAGCTCAGTCGAGACGGCTCGGGCTCGCTCGACGTCGTCGAGATCGACGCCGCCAGCCACGGTGGTGTCGACGACGCACGCGACCTGCGCGAGCGGGCCATCTTCGCCCCCGCGCGAGACCGGTACAAGATCTTCATCATCGACGAGGCGCACATGGTGACCTCGGGCGGGTTCAACGCGCTGCTCAAGATCGTCGAAGAGCCGCCGGAGCACGTGAAGTTCATCTTTGCGACGACCGAGCCCGACAAGGTCATCGGCACCATCCGGTCGCGCACGCACCACTACCCCTTCCGCCTCATTCCGCCGGCTCAGCTGCTCGAGTACGTTCAGCAGCTGTGCGACTCCGAGGGCGTCGAAGTGGCACCTGGTGTGCTGCCGCTCGTGGTGCGTGCGGGCGGCGGCTCGGCGCGCGACACCCTGTCGCTGCTCGACCAGCTCATCGCGGGCTCGGAGGGCAACCGCGTGGAGTACGAGCGCGCTGTCGCGCTGCTCGGCTACACGCACGGCGCACTGCTCTCCGAGGCCATCGACGCGCTCGGCACCCACGACGGTGCGGCGGCGTTCGACGCCGTCGACCGCGTCATCCAGACCGGTCAAGACCCGCGTCGTTTCGTCGAAGACCTGCTCGAGCGCCTGCGCGACATCATCGTCGTCGAGGCCACGCGCGAGCAGGCGTCGTCGGTGCTGCGAGGAGTTCCGGCCGACGAGATCGAGGTGATGCGCCGCCAGGCGACCCTCTTCGGTCACGCCGAACTGTCGCGCGTCGCCGACATCGTCAACACCGCCCTGTCGGAGATGACGGGAGCGACCTCACCGCGGCTGCACCTCGAGCTGATGGTGGCACGCACGCTCGTGCCCTCGGTCGACGACACCCAGCGCGGCGCGCTGGCGCGCGTGGAGCGGCTCGAGCGGCGCATCGGTGTCGATGGGGGAGGGGCGCCGGCGGGCGCGGTGGTAGCTGGTGCGACTGAGGTGGGTGCGCCCGTGGCGGCGGCGCACGCGACTGTTGCGCCCGCGGCGGTCGTCGCCGCGCCGGCTCCGAGCGCCTCGACGAGCTCCATCCCATCCCCGTCCCCCGCTCCCGCGGCCTCTTCAGGAGGGTGGGCGGTCGCCGCGCCCGGTTCCGGCGCCCCGTCTTCGCGGGAGCCCGAGCCGGCGACTGCGACCGACCCTGGGAAGGCCCGCGAACGCTCTGAGCCTGTGCCCGCCTCGCCGCGCGCATCCGAGCACTCGGCGCCATCCGCCTCGCCGGTCAACACCCCCGACGTGGTGGCGACCCCGCCGTCGGCGGCGCCGCTGGCGACGCCCGTCGAGCCGGGTACCGTGTCGGTGCAGCAGCTGAAGGATGCGTGGCCCGAGATCCTCGACCGCGTCCAGAAGGCGAAGATGACGGCGTGGCTCGTCGTCTACACGGCTCAGGTGCGCTCGCTCGATGGCGATGTGCTCACCCTCGCCTTCCCGAGCGAGAACGATGTCGCCAGCTTCAAAGAGCGCTCCGCGCCCGGCCAGGGCGTCAGCGAGTACCTCCGCGAGGCGATCGTCGAGGTGCTCGGCCTCCGCGTGAAGTACATCGCCCGCGTCGACACCTCCCTCCGCCCCCACGACGCCCCCGACGGCGGGGGCACGGCGGGCGACGCCGCCCCGGTGGCGGGTGCTTCGACGCCCTCCGCCCCCGCGCCGGCTGCCGCTTCCGTCGCGCCCTCCGCGGATTCGGTGCCTTCGACACCGCCCACCCCCGCCCCTGTCGCGCCGCCCACGAACGATCCTCGTGCTGGGACACCAGCAGGTGGTGGCTCCGACCTCTCGCCCTCCACGGCGGCAGCCGACCCGCAGCCCGCCGCCACGCCGAACCCGACCGGCATAGCGGGCATGACCATCCCGCCTCGGCGCACCCCCGCTCCGGTGCCCGCGTCGGAGTGGTCGACGCCGGGTGTCTCCGACTTGGGCGGCTCCAGCTTCGAGGAGCCCGCCCCACCGTCGCCCCCCGCAGCTGCACCCGAGTCGCCGGCCGCCGCCGCTTCGGGTTCGACACCCCCCGTCACCGCCCAGGATGGGCAGCCCGCTGAGGGCGCGCACCCCGCTGACCCTGAGCCTGCTGGGCAGCAGCCGGTTCAGGGTCAGCGCCCCGCTCAGGCTGATCCTGCTGGGCAGCAGCCGGTTCAGGGTCAGCGCCCTGCTCAGGCTGATCCTGCTGGGGAGCCGCCCGCTCAGGGTCAGCGTCCCGCACAGGCTGATGCTGCGGGGCGCCAGCCGACTCAGGGTCAGCGGCCCGCTCAGGCTCAGGCGACCGGGCAGGGGCAAGGGCAGGGGCAGCGCCCCGCGCAGCAGCGCCCCGCGCCACAACGCGCACCCGAGCCGCAGCGCGGCCCGGCGTCGGCAGACGGCTCGGCACCCACCACGAGCTGGGACGTCGTAGCGATCCCGACATCGGCCGGGTCCGACGATGACGAGCCCCCCTTCTTCGACGAGCCGATGCCGAGCGACGAGCCCGACCTGCCCGCCGACCGAGCCGGTGCGACGCCCGACCCTTACGCCCGGGCGACCCCGTCGACCCCGATCCGTCCGAGCGCCGCAGGCGGAACATCGTTCGGCAGCGGCAGCGGCCGCGGTGGCGCCGAGGCGAACCGACCCGGCGCGCCTGCACCTGCATCCGGCGCATCATCTGCACCTGCACCCGCATCGCCCGCTTCCGGCCCCAACGAGCGGCGCCCGGGAGCCCTGCGCTTCGAGCCGAGCCCCGAAGCCGACACCGCCCCCGCGACGCCGGCGCATGTCGCCACCACCGCATCCGGCCGCGCGCGCTACGGCGAGGCGGTCGTGCGCGAGATCCTCGGGGCGAACTTCATCGAAGAGCAACCTCTGCCGAGCCGCGAGCCCCGCAGCCCCGGCGAGGGGTAG